The following are encoded in a window of Colletotrichum lupini chromosome 3, complete sequence genomic DNA:
- a CDS encoding phosphoketolase, with translation MADKEVESISPYGPARSTVKGEPLSKEDIVKYNDFFKASLYLSLGMIFLKENPLLREPLKKEHMKLRLLGHFGSAPGQIFTWMHFNRLIKKYDLDSIFISGPGHGAPAVLSQSYLEGVYSEVYPEKSEDVEGMQKFFKSFSFPGGIGSHATPETPGSIHEGGELGYSVSHAFGAVYDHPDLIALTMVGDGEAETGPLATAWHSTKFLNPIVDGAVLPVLHLNGYKINNPTILARISHKELENLFLGYGWQPYFVEGDDVDTMHQAMAATLEHCVLEIRKFQKQARDSGKAFRPIWPLIVLRSPKGWTGPRKIDDNYLEGYWRAHQVPIPNAATNPEHMKLLEQWMRSYEPERLFKDGRISDELKSLCPTGNRRMSANPVANGGVLRKPLKLPDFKEYAIKVDKSGGTMAASMNNMATYLRDVMAQNMQSFRLFGPDETESNKLGAVYEAGKKVWMGEYFEEDANGGNLAPEGRVMEMLSEHTCEGWLEGYILTGRHGLLNSYEPFIHVIDSMVNQHCKWIEKALEVEWRNKIASLNILLTAVVWRQDHNGFTHQDPGFLDVVANKSPEVVRIYLPPDGNCLLSTMDHCLASSNYVNVIVADKQEHLQYLTMEKAVEHCTKGIGIWPQFSTDQGEEPDLVMASCGDISTHESLAAIDLLLQHFPELKIRCVNCVDLFKLISHEDHPHGLTNAEWVSLFTDDKPVIFNFHSYPWLVHRLTYKRPGNMNLHVRGYKEKGNIDTPLELAIRNQTDRFSLAMDAIDRMPQLHNRGAAARETLRNQQIAARIEAFETGMDPPFLKNWTWSHNGLWQKVAKITT, from the exons ATGGCCGACAAGGAGGTCGAGTCCATCAGCCCCTATGGCCCAGCCCGGTCAACAGTAAAGGGCGAGCCCCTCTCCAAGGAGGACATTGTAAAGTACAATGACTTCTTCAAGGCCAGCTTGTACCTGTCTTTGGGAATGATCTTCCTCAAAGAAAACCCCCTCCTCAGGGAGCCCCTCAAGAAGGAGCACATGAAGCTGAGGTTACTCGGTCACTTCGGATCAGCTCCGGGTCAAATCTTTACCTGGATGCACTTCAACCGTCTTATCAAGAAGTACGACCTCGACTCCATCTTCATCTCCGGCCCGGGCCATGGAGCCCCCGCCGTGCTCTCCCAGTCGTACCTCGAGGGTGTCTACTCCGAGGTCTACCCAGAGAAGTCGGAAGACGTTGAAGGCATGCAGAAGTTCTTCAAGTCCTTCTCCTTCCCCGGTGGCATCGGTTCCCACGCTACCCCGGAGACCCCGGGCTCCATCCACGAGGGTGGAGAGCTTGGCTACTCCGTCTCGCATGCGTTCGGTGCCGTCTACGACCACCCCGATCTCATTGCCCTGACCATGGTCGGCGATGGTGAGGCCGAGACTGGCCCGCTGGCAACTGCATGGCACAGCACCAAGTTCCTCAACCCCATTGTGGATGGCGCCGTATTGCCTGTCCTGCACCTGAACGGTTACAAGATCAACAACCCCACGATCCTGGCCAGAATCTCCCACAAGGAGCTGGAGAACCTCTTCCTCGGCTACGGTTGGCAGCCGTACTTTGTCGAGGGCGACGATGTCGATACCATGCACCAGGCCATGGCCGCCACTCTGGAACACTGCGTCCTCGAGATCCGCAAGTTCCAGAAGCAGGCCCGCGACTCCGGCAAGGCCTTCCGCCCCATCTGGCCCTTGATTGTCCTTCGCAGTCCCAAGGGCTGGACTGGCCCCCGCAAGATTGACGACAACTACTTGGAGGGCTACTGGAGAGCCCATCAAGTCCCCATCCCCAACGCCGCCACCAACCCCGAGCACATGAAGCTCCTCGAGCAGTGGATGCGCAGCTACGAGCCCGAGCGTCTCTTCAAGGACGGCCGTATCTCGGATGAGCTCAAGTCCCTCTGCCCTACCGGTAATCGCCGCATGAGTGCCAACCCCGTGGCTAACGGTGGCGTTCTTAGGAAGCCTCTCAAGCTTCCCGACTTCAAGGAGTACGCTATCAAGGTTGACAAGTCTGGCGGCACCATGGCTGCCAGCATGAACAACATGGCCACCTATCTTCGGGATGTCATGGCCCAGAACATGCAGAGCTTCCGTCTGTTCGGACCCGACGAGACCGAGTCCAACAAGCTTGGTGCCGTCTACGAGGCCGGCAAGAAGGTCTGGATGGGCGAGTACTTTGAAGAGGATGCCAACGGCGGCAACCTGGCCCCCGAGGGACGTGTCATGGAGATGCTTTCCGAGCACACCTGTGAGGGTTGGCTCGAGGGTTACATCCTGACCGGACGTCACGGTCTCCTCAACAGCTACGAGCCATTCA TCCACGTCATCGACTCCATGGTCAACCAGCACTGCAAGTGGATCGAAAAGGCCCTCGAAGTCGAGTGGCGCAACAAGATCGCCTCCCTCAACATCCTCCTCACCGCCGTCGTCTGGCGCCAGGACCACAACGGCTTCACGCACCAGGACCCGGGCTTCCTCGACGTCGTCGCCAATAAGAGCCCCGAGGTCGTCCGCATCTACCTCCCGCCCGACGGTAACTGCCTCCTCTCTACAATGGACCACTGCCTCGCCTCCTCAAACTACGTCAACGTCATCGTCGCCGACAAGCAGGAGCACCTGCAGTACCTCACCATGGAGAAGGCCGTCGAGCACTGCACAAAGGGCATCGGCATCTGGCCCCAGTTCAGCACCGACCAGGGCGAGGAGCCCGACCTCGTCATGGCCTCGTGCGGCGACATCTCCACTCACGAGTCCCTCGCCGCCATCGACCTCCTGCTGCAACACTTCCCCGAGCTCAAGATCCGCTGCGTCAACTGCGTCGACCTCTTCAAGCTCATCTCCCACGAAGACCACCCCCACGGCCTCACAAACGCCGAATGGGTCTCCCTCTTCACGGACGACAAGCCCGTCATTTTCAACTTCCACTCCTACCCCTGGCTCGTCCACCGCCTCACCTACAAGCGCCCGGGCAACATGAACCTCCACGTGCGCGGCTACAAGGAAAAGGGCAACATCGACACGCCCCTCGAGCTCGCCATCCGCAACCAGACGGACCGCTTCAGCCTCGCCATGGACGCCATCGACCGCATGCCACAGCTCCACAACCGCGGCGCCGCCGCCCGCGAGACGCTGCGCAACCAGCAGATCGCCGCCCGCATCGAGGCGTTCGAGACGGGCATGGACCCGCCCTTCCTCAAGAACTGGACCTGGTCTCACAACGGCCTGTGGCAAAAGGTCGCCAAGATCACCACCTAA
- a CDS encoding Ras family protein: MSISQQAPTPISITICGDGGCGKSSITLRLVRSQWTSEYDPTIEDSYSITRKIDGQNYHLSLTDTAGQEEYRGMWASSNLGADAFLLVYDITSRDSIDALQYFNDLIDMEAETRLDNAERAKRAGLSPSSYRDTVSATPGAKTVPPVKIVAGNKCDLQESRAVPAAMGLDWARRRGCGFMETSARLEVNIEETFALIVRRVVEARRMAELGVNENMEMDRRGMTKPLSPLPAGSEQNEKRGPGVRGPNIEGKVGKASIWRKLRCW, translated from the coding sequence ATGTCAATCTCACAACAAGCCCCGACGCCAATCTCGATTACCATttgcggcgacggcggctgCGGAAAATCCTCTATAACTCTCCGTCTCGTGCGTTCGCAATGGACCTCCGAATACGACCCCACTATTGAGGACTCCTACTCCATCACCCGCAAGATCGATGGACAAAACTACCACCTTTCTCTTACGGATACGGCCGGGCAAGAGGAGTACCGCGGCATGTGGGCATCATCGAACCTCGGCGCGGATGCTTTCTTGCTCGTGTACGACATCACCTCCCGCGATTCCATCGACGCCCTCCAGTACTTTAACGACCTCATCGACATGGAGGCAGAGACTCGCCTCGATAATGCTGAGCGCGCAAAACGTGCCGGCCTCTCACCCTCCTCCTACCGCGATACCGTATCTGCCACGCCGGGCGCTAAAACCGTTCCTCCCGTTAAGATTGTCGCCGGCAACAAATGTGACCTTCAAGAGTCCCGCGCCGTTCCTGCGGCCATGGGCCTAGACTGGGCGCGTCGCCGGGGGTGCGGTTTCATGGAGACGAGTGCACGGCTCGAGGTCAATATCGAGGAGACGTTTGCGCTCATTGTTCGTCGCGTTGTTGAGGCTAGGCGCATGGCGGAGCTGGGCGTCAACGAAAACATGGAAATGGATCGGAGAGGAATGACCAAGCCGCTAAGTCCCCTTCCGGCAGGCAGCGAGCAGAATGAGAAACGCGGCCCCGGTGTTCGGGGTCCGAACATCGAAGGCAAGGTTGGCAAGGCATCGATATGGAGGAAGCTCCGGTGCTGGTGA